One Paraburkholderia caffeinilytica DNA segment encodes these proteins:
- a CDS encoding anti-sigma factor family protein, which produces MSDQHTPIGEEDLHGYVDGTLSDERRAEVERALEQSPELATRVSDYFSLNNMFHERYDRVLSEPVPKRLQTPPARGRRWRIAANWPQFAGMAAALVLGVGIGVGTHRGQDVVAPVAGHSDTRPVSADSSEMFARQAAVAHVVYMPAVDRPAEMTADHEQDFVQWLSDRLGTNVHPPMLSKSGFNLSGGRLLPGADGPTAQFMYRGPNGERVTLCISHRQVNSNTTAFKLYQDGPVNVFYWVDGDFGYAVSGGIDRKVLLQLSHDVYSQLTGAAPG; this is translated from the coding sequence ATGAGCGACCAACACACGCCGATCGGCGAAGAAGACCTGCATGGGTACGTGGACGGCACGCTGTCGGACGAACGACGCGCCGAGGTTGAGCGCGCGCTTGAGCAGAGCCCCGAGTTGGCCACACGCGTCAGCGATTACTTCTCGTTGAACAACATGTTTCATGAACGCTATGACCGTGTGCTGAGCGAGCCCGTGCCCAAACGTCTGCAGACGCCTCCGGCCCGCGGGCGTCGCTGGCGCATTGCCGCCAACTGGCCTCAGTTCGCCGGGATGGCCGCGGCGCTGGTGTTGGGCGTGGGCATCGGTGTCGGCACGCATAGGGGACAGGATGTCGTGGCGCCCGTCGCCGGTCACTCGGATACGCGCCCGGTCAGTGCGGACAGTTCGGAAATGTTCGCGCGGCAAGCCGCGGTGGCGCATGTGGTCTATATGCCTGCCGTCGACCGCCCGGCCGAAATGACTGCGGATCACGAACAGGATTTCGTGCAGTGGCTGTCCGATCGCCTCGGCACCAACGTGCATCCGCCGATGCTCTCGAAGAGCGGCTTCAACCTCTCGGGCGGCCGCCTGTTGCCGGGCGCCGATGGGCCGACTGCGCAATTCATGTATCGCGGGCCGAATGGCGAACGCGTGACGCTGTGCATTTCGCATCGTCAGGTGAACTCGAACACCACCGCGTTCAAGCTCTATCAGGACGGGCCGGTGAACGTGTTCTACTGGGTCGACGGCGACTTTGGCTATGCGGTGTCAGGCGGGATCGATCGCAAGGTGCTGTTGCAACTGTCGCATGACGTGTACTCGCAGTTGACGGGCGCCGCGCCGGGTTGA
- a CDS encoding lipase secretion chaperone has protein sequence MRRLERQRGSARRQWLVFVAVGAVSAGAALWLNRPPPARDVAAMRVVNAASSAQPALASGKDMATGASTAGGLPASLDGSSPPHLPTDGRGHLMRSRAVRDFFDYFLTAQNEIPAATLDALVRRQIAAQLDGTPAADEAVTVWQRYNAYRTALGSSLQPSPTQGPSGAKLDLDALQLSLDQCDALGNRLMGEWNEPFFGAESQQQHRDLAHLRIASDGSLSTAQKAARLAGLDAAEPPEARAAHERAREQQAALDTISQAQKQGGSLDAMRAQITQTLGPEAAQRVLQMQQADDAWQARYADYSNQRAQIGKQDLPPQQRDAQIAQLRQQFFTNPSDAMRAASLDRGSASAN, from the coding sequence ATGCGGCGACTGGAGCGGCAGCGCGGCAGTGCGAGGCGTCAGTGGCTGGTTTTCGTGGCGGTGGGCGCGGTGTCGGCCGGTGCGGCATTGTGGCTGAACCGGCCGCCGCCCGCGCGTGATGTGGCGGCGATGCGGGTGGTGAATGCGGCGAGTTCTGCGCAACCAGCGCTCGCCTCGGGCAAGGACATGGCCACCGGTGCGTCGACGGCCGGCGGATTGCCCGCTTCGCTCGACGGTTCGTCGCCACCGCATCTGCCAACCGATGGCCGCGGCCACCTCATGCGCTCGCGTGCGGTCCGGGATTTCTTCGACTACTTCCTGACGGCGCAAAATGAAATCCCGGCGGCGACGCTCGATGCATTAGTGCGTCGGCAGATCGCCGCGCAGCTCGACGGCACGCCGGCCGCCGACGAAGCGGTGACCGTCTGGCAGCGCTACAACGCTTATCGGACGGCGCTCGGCTCGTCGCTACAGCCCTCGCCAACCCAAGGCCCAAGCGGCGCAAAGCTGGACCTCGACGCGCTGCAACTCTCGCTCGATCAGTGCGACGCCTTAGGCAACCGGCTGATGGGCGAATGGAACGAGCCGTTCTTCGGCGCCGAATCGCAGCAGCAACATAGGGATCTGGCGCATCTGCGCATCGCGTCGGACGGCTCGTTGAGCACCGCGCAAAAAGCGGCGCGTCTTGCCGGACTAGACGCGGCCGAGCCACCGGAAGCACGCGCGGCCCACGAACGGGCACGCGAGCAGCAGGCCGCACTCGACACGATCAGCCAGGCGCAGAAGCAGGGCGGTTCGCTCGACGCGATGCGCGCGCAGATCACGCAAACACTCGGGCCTGAAGCGGCGCAACGCGTCTTGCAGATGCAGCAGGCCGACGACGCCTGGCAAGCCCGCTACGCGGACTACTCGAACCAACGCGCGCAGATCGGCAAACAGGATTTGCCGCCTCAGCAACGCGATGCGCAGATCGCGCAGTTGCGCCAGCAGTTCTTCACCAATCCGAGCGACGCGATGCGGGCGGCGTCGCTCGATCGCGGCAGCGCGTCAGCAAACTGA
- a CDS encoding triacylglycerol lipase — MSKSKGSRIVAWAIAAAVANAPLAVLLTLVTPAGIDRAVAATSNASTDDYAATRYPIILVHGLAGTDKYLGVLDYWYGIQSDLQQHGATVYVANLSGFQSDDGPNGRGEQLLAYVKQVLAATGAQKVNLIGHSQGGLTSRYVAAVAPELVASVTTIGTPHRGSEFADFAQDALQKDPTGLSTPIIGAFANSFGILTSSNNNTNQNAVAALQTLTTANAAAYNLRYPSAGLGAPGSCQTGAATETVNGNTHLLYSWAGSAIQPTSLLGIPGATDTSVAPVDSANVLDPSTLVLYGTGAIMLSRQSGQNDGLVSVCSALYGKVLGTRYKWNHLDEINQLLGVRGANAADPVAVIRTQANRLKTQGV, encoded by the coding sequence CGCCGGTATCGATCGCGCAGTTGCCGCGACGTCGAATGCAAGCACTGACGACTACGCGGCAACCCGCTATCCGATCATCCTCGTTCACGGGCTTGCAGGCACCGACAAATATCTCGGCGTACTCGACTACTGGTACGGCATTCAGTCCGACCTCCAGCAGCACGGCGCAACCGTCTATGTGGCGAACCTGTCGGGCTTTCAGAGCGACGACGGACCGAACGGCCGTGGCGAACAGTTGCTCGCCTACGTGAAGCAGGTCCTGGCGGCGACCGGCGCGCAGAAGGTGAACCTGATCGGCCACAGCCAGGGTGGTTTGACCTCGCGCTACGTGGCGGCGGTGGCGCCGGAACTCGTGGCGTCGGTCACCACGATCGGCACGCCGCATCGCGGCTCGGAGTTCGCCGACTTCGCGCAGGACGCGTTGCAAAAGGATCCGACCGGTCTTTCGACACCGATCATCGGCGCGTTCGCAAATAGTTTCGGCATCCTGACGAGCAGCAATAACAACACCAACCAGAATGCGGTCGCCGCGCTGCAGACGCTGACCACGGCCAACGCCGCAGCCTACAACTTGCGCTATCCGAGCGCCGGCCTCGGTGCGCCGGGTTCGTGCCAAACCGGTGCGGCGACGGAAACCGTCAACGGCAACACGCATCTGTTGTACTCGTGGGCGGGCAGTGCGATTCAGCCCACCTCTTTACTCGGCATCCCCGGCGCCACCGACACCAGTGTCGCGCCAGTCGATTCCGCCAACGTCCTCGATCCGTCGACACTCGTGTTGTACGGCACAGGCGCCATCATGCTGAGCCGCCAATCGGGGCAGAACGATGGACTCGTCTCGGTGTGCAGCGCGCTCTACGGCAAGGTGCTCGGCACCCGCTATAAGTGGAACCATCTCGACGAGATCAATCAGTTGCTCGGCGTGCGCGGCGCGAATGCAGCGGATCCGGTGGCCGTGATTCGCACGCAGGCAAACCGACTGAAGACGCAAGGCGTGTGA